A window of Kribbella sp. NBC_00382 genomic DNA:
AGCCGAAGTCGTCGAGCATCTGCTGGTAGGCCGCCGCTTCTTCAAGCGGGTTCAGCTGACTGCGGTGGAGGTTCTCCAACAGAGCGTCGCGCAGCATGACGTCGTCCGAGGTCTCACGGACGATCGCCGGGATCGTGGTGAGGCCGGCCAACTGGGTCGCGCGCCAACGGCGTTCACCCATCACGAGCTCGTACGTCGTGTCGGTCAGTCGACGGACGACGATCGGCTGGAGCAGGCCGATCTCCTTGACCGAGTGCACGAGCTCCGCCATCGCGTCCTCGTCGAAGACACTGCGTGGCTGCTTCGGGTTCGGGGTGATCTTCTCGACGTCGATCTCGGCGAACTCCGCGCCGGGGACAGCGGCGAGTTCGGGGCCGGCCGGTACGGGCGGCGCTCCCGGAATCGAGCTCGACTTGCTCCCCAGGCTGTTGGTCGTACCGGGAGCAGGTGTGCTGGGAATCAGCGCACCGAGTCCGCGTCCGAGTCGGGTGTTCATCGCTGCTCCCTCGAGTTCAAGTGCTTCGGATCGATCAAGTGTCGTCGACAGCAACTGCGCCACGGTAGCTGGTCCGGCGAGGCGACCGCTGAGCCGGTCCCCTTGCTGTGGAGAACTCCTCCACCAGTCACCCGTTTCACGTGGAACGTCATCCCCAGCTCGCGTTCCAGTTTCCCGTGGAACGCCTTCCCCGCATGGGCTCCGGTCTTGCGTGGAACGCCATGCCTGCAAGCGCTTGGGTTTCACGTGGAACATCACCAGTCGGATCGGCGGGGGTTTCACGTGAAACGCCGGTTGTACAACAATCGGCTCGCCAGCGGGGCCGGCGAGCCGTTCGTCTGTTCGGATCAGGAGACGTTGTTGCGCATCGCGATCTCGCGCGACGCCTCCAGGTAGGACAGCGCACCGGCCGAGGCCGGGTCGTACGCGAGCACGGTTTGTCCGTGGCTCGGCGCCTCGGAGATACGGACCGAGCGCGGCACCGCAGTCCGGAGTACCGAGTCTTGGAAGTGGTTGCGGACTTCGGTCGCCACCTCGCCGGCCAGCTTGGTGCGGGCGTCGTACATGGTGAGGAGAATTGTCGACACATCGAGAGTTGGATTCAGGTGCGACTTCACCATGTCGATGTGACGCAGCAACTGCGACAGACCTTCCAGTGCGTAGTACTCGCTCTGGATCGGGACGAGTACCTCGCGGGCCGCGGTCAGCGCGTTCACGGTCAACAGACCGAGCGACGGCGGGCAGTCGATGAAGACGTAGTCGTACCTCTCACCCGCAGCCTCGGTCTCGGCCAGGTGCTGGTCGAGCGCCTTCTTGAGCCGGCTCTCCCGGGCCACAATGCTGACCAGCTCGATCTCCGCACCGGCCAGGTCGATCGTGGCCGGCACGACCACGATGCCGGGGTGCTCGGCGCAAGGTGCGAGTAGCTTGCTCAGCGGCTCTCCCTCGATGACCGCCTCGTAGACACCGGGGGTGCCCTCCGAGTGCTCGATCCCGAGCGCCGTCGAGGCGTTGCCCTGGGGGTCGAGGTCGATCACCAGGATGCGTGCGCCGTACAGCGCGAGGCCGGCGGCGACGTTGACGGTAGTTGTGGTCTTGCCGACGCCACCCTTTTGGTTGGCGACCACGAAGACCCGGGTCTCTGCGGGCAGCGGGAACTCGCGGCCCATCGTGCGTCCTTCATTCACCAGCAGGGTCCGTTCGGTGGCGGCGGCGATCGGAGTTTCGAGAAGTCGTCGCTGAAGCTCGTCCGAGGTGGCCCGCGCGGCGATCTGTGCGGCAGTCATAGCGCCCATTCCGATAGGTGCGGTACTTGGCCCGAAGAGGATGTCGGTGGGGGTCGGAGCGGCTTTGCCCCCAGGTTTATCCACAGCCCTCTGTGGATGAGTTCCCGCGTAAGTAGGCGTGTCCAGGGGGTAGTCATCCACAGGCCGGGGAGATTCGGGGAACTCTTCGTCGGCCTTCTCGGCGGCGG
This region includes:
- a CDS encoding ParB/RepB/Spo0J family partition protein, encoding MNTRLGRGLGALIPSTPAPGTTNSLGSKSSSIPGAPPVPAGPELAAVPGAEFAEIDVEKITPNPKQPRSVFDEDAMAELVHSVKEIGLLQPIVVRRLTDTTYELVMGERRWRATQLAGLTTIPAIVRETSDDVMLRDALLENLHRSQLNPLEEAAAYQQMLDDFGCTQEVLASRIGRSRPQISNTLRLLKLPASVQRRVAAGVLSAGHARALLGLPSGDAIERLAQRIVAEGMSVRTVEEIVAMGDMSADDPTPARRRNKPVAPRLVDLADRLSDRFETRVKVDLGKTKGRITVEFATIDDLERIVTLMDPNKTSTDSTDSRES
- a CDS encoding ParA family protein; protein product: MTAAQIAARATSDELQRRLLETPIAAATERTLLVNEGRTMGREFPLPAETRVFVVANQKGGVGKTTTTVNVAAGLALYGARILVIDLDPQGNASTALGIEHSEGTPGVYEAVIEGEPLSKLLAPCAEHPGIVVVPATIDLAGAEIELVSIVARESRLKKALDQHLAETEAAGERYDYVFIDCPPSLGLLTVNALTAAREVLVPIQSEYYALEGLSQLLRHIDMVKSHLNPTLDVSTILLTMYDARTKLAGEVATEVRNHFQDSVLRTAVPRSVRISEAPSHGQTVLAYDPASAGALSYLEASREIAMRNNVS